A single region of the Musa acuminata AAA Group cultivar baxijiao chromosome BXJ1-11, Cavendish_Baxijiao_AAA, whole genome shotgun sequence genome encodes:
- the LOC135597549 gene encoding uncharacterized protein LOC135597549 isoform X1, giving the protein MCSIFLCLISGKAHLYILMVLFTEATTPFVNLRWYLDLSGQKSSNTCIYNGVALFLGWLVARILLFIYFFTHMYLHFYQVKTIFPLRFYSLPMVPRMMAVMNVLWFWKIFKGMVKTLSQRHINEALPCDPT; this is encoded by the exons ATGTGTTCAATTTTTCTCTGCCTGATTAGTGGTAAAGCACATCTATACATACTCATGGTTTTGTTTACTGAAGCCACAACTCCATTTGTGAACCTCAGATG GTATTTGGACCTTTCTGGACAGAAGAGTTCAAATACGTGCATTTACAATGGTGTGGCTTTATTCCTTGGATGGCTG GTTGCGAGGATCCTTTTGTTCATCTATTTCTTCACCCACATGTATCTTCATTTTTACCAG GTGAAAACAATATTTCCCCTGAGGTTCTACAGTCTGCCGATGGTACCTCGGATGATGGCGGTGATGAATGTATTATGGTTTTGGAAAATATTCAAGGGCATGGTAAAGACTCTTTCCCAAAGACACATCAATGAAGCATTGCCTTGTGATCCTACTTGA
- the LOC135597549 gene encoding uncharacterized protein LOC135597549 isoform X2 produces the protein MSFFVQISLGYFLSDLAMILWLFPSLGGKEYVFGPFWTEEFKYVHLQWCGFIPWMAGCEDPFVHLFLHPHVSSFLPGENNISPEVLQSADGTSDDGGDECIMVLENIQGHGKDSFPKTHQ, from the exons ATGTCTTTTTTTGTACAGATATCACTTGGTTATTTTCTTTCAGACTTGGCAATGATTTTATGGCTTTTTCCGTCGTTAGGTGGCAAAGAATAT GTATTTGGACCTTTCTGGACAGAAGAGTTCAAATACGTGCATTTACAATGGTGTGGCTTTATTCCTTGGATGGCTG GTTGCGAGGATCCTTTTGTTCATCTATTTCTTCACCCACATGTATCTTCATTTTTACCAG GTGAAAACAATATTTCCCCTGAGGTTCTACAGTCTGCCGATGGTACCTCGGATGATGGCGGTGATGAATGTATTATGGTTTTGGAAAATATTCAAGGGCATGGTAAAGACTCTTTCCCAAAGACACATCAATGA
- the LOC103971922 gene encoding protein SCARECROW 2 has translation MASTSFLLFPPPVHDSSASSSADHPNSNSNSSSSSTTSSSSSLIYTNSTTLPPPQPLLFLPPQSIYYQHQQEEELLQLIYLHQQEEQDKMVKKRLASELDLQSGPSSYSAARLPRRGVSTGSSATPAFPGDLSGQPSLLFNPSSTPSVDVGQHNAAASVLLPVTTSSTPPVPLPSLPAPPLPALPSPAVCGFSGLPPFPPEFDRIVLPASSAEGLQLVSSSAGGVGGGGSDDDGAGTAWVDGIIRDIISSSAGGEVSIPQIVNSVREIVHPCNPGLAALLELRLRSLISDPSPVPVVPSLPGSAASDLSDKRRRDTRMAPPLPEVGPAPKRANPPPPFPSAAVATCGRWEEPTSRLQSAQQRPQPPLQPQTHPQRSSNSVSSEEATAATSAAAAAAAAKEKRDELQLRKRDEEGLHLLTLLLHCAEAVAADNLEEANRLLLEISELSTPFGTSAQRVAAYFSEAMSARLVSSCLGLYAPLPTVPHRHRLASAFQVFNGISPFVKFSHFTANQAIQEAFEREDRVHIIDFDIMQGLQWPGLFHILASRPGGPPRVRLTGLGYSMEALEATGKRLSDFAETLGLPFEFIPIAEKVGNLDPERLGVSRREALAVHWLQHSLYDVTGSDTNTLWLLQRLAPKVVTMVEQDLSQAGSFLARFVEAIHYYSALFDSLGASYSEDSQERHIVEQQLLSREIRNVLAVGGPARTGEVKFSNWREKLGQSGFRGVSLAGNAAAQATLLLGMFPSDGYTLVEENGTLKLGWKDLCLLTASAWRPISHSRPPPPPL, from the exons ATGGCCTCCACCTCTTTCCTCCTCTTCCCTCCCCCAGTTCATGACTCTTCCGCATCCTCCTCCGCTGATCATCCCAACTCCAActccaactcctcctcctcctccaccacatcatcatcgtcatcacttATTTATACCAACTCCACCACGCTTCCTCCACCCCAACCACTACTGTTTTTGCCTCCCCAGTCGATTTATTATCAGCATCAGCAGGAGGAAGAGCTTCTGCAACTCATCTATCTCCACCAGCAGGAGGAACAAGATAAGATGGTGAAGAAGAGGCTGGCGTCGGAGCTCGACCTCCAGTCCGGTCCTTCTTCTTACAGCGCAGCTCGTCTACCTCGCCGCGGTGTTTCCACCGGCTCTTCCGCGACTCCTGCGTTCCCAGGGGACCTCTCCGGCCAGCCCTCTCTACTGTTCAATCCGTCTTCGACGCCGTCCGTTGACGTCGGTCAACACAACGCTGCGGCTTCGGTTTTGTTGCCTGTTACAACTAGTAGTACTCCGCCCGTTCCTCTGCCATCTTTGCCTGCTCCTCCGCTTCCCGCTCTTCCCTCTCCGGCTGTCTGTGGTTTCTCCGGCTTGCCGCCGTTTCCGCCCGAGTTTGATCGGATTGTTTTGCCCGCTTCGAGCGCGGAGGGCCTTCAGCTGGTTTCTTCCTCTGCCGGCGGCGTTGGTGGTGGTGGCTCCGATGATGATGGGGCGGGCACCGCTTGGGTGGACGGGATTATCCGCGATATAATTAGTAGTTCGGCCGGTGGCGAGGTTTCCATACCTCAGATAGTCAATAGTGTCCGCGAGATCGTCCACCCTTGCAACCCAGGCTTGGCGGCCCTCCTTGAGCTGCGACTCCGGTCGCTTATATCCGACCCGTCGCCGGTTCCAGTGGTGCCCTCCCTCCCCGGGAGCGCTGCATCGGATCTCTCCGACAAGCGGCGGAGAGACACCAGGATGGCCCCGCCGCTTCCGGAAGTAGGCCCGGCGCCCAAACGGGCGAATCCGCCGCCGCCATTCCCTTCCGCAGCGGTAGCTACTTGCGGTCGATGGGAAGAGCCGACGAGTCGCCTCCAGAGTGCGCAGCAGAGGCCGCAGCCACCATTGCAACCTCAAACTCATCCACAACGGAGCTCCAACTCCGTTTCCTCCGAGGAGGCAACTGCTGCGACTTCGGCtgccgcagcggcagcggcagcgaagGAGAAGAGGGACGAACTGCAACTGAGGAAGCGGGACGAGGAGGGCCTCCACCTGCTGACGCTCCTGCTCCATTGCGCGGAAGCGGTAGCCGCGGACAACCTGGAGGAGGCTAACCGGCTGCTACTGGAGATATCGGAGTTGTCGACCCCCTTCGGCACGTCGGCCCAGCGCGTGGCGGCCTATTTCTCGGAGGCCATGTCGGCTCGTCTGGTGAGCTCGTGCCTGGGCCTCTACGCTCCGCTTCCGACGGTGCCCCACCGCCACCGTCTGGCCTCCGCCTTCCAGGTCTTCAACGGCATCAGCCCCTTCGTCAAGTTCTCCCACTTCACGGCCAACCAGGCCATCCAGGAGGCGTTCGAGCGCGAGGACCGTGTGCACATCATCGACTTCGACATCATGCAGGGCCTCCAGTGGCCGGGTCTCTTCCACATCCTGGCCTCCCGTCCCGGCGGCCCGCCACGGGTGCGCCTCACAGGCCTCGGATACTCGATGGAGGCACTCGAGGCTACCGGCAAGCGCCTCTCCGACTTCGCCGAAACGCTCGGCCTCCCCTTTGAGTTCATCCCCATTGCCGAGAAGGTCGGCAATCTGGACCCCGAGCGCCTTGGTGTCTCCCGCCGCGAGGCCCTCGCCGTTCACTGGCTGCAGCATTCTCTCTACGACGTTACCGGTTCCGATACCAACACTCTGTGGCTTCTCCAGAG GTTGGCACCCAAGGTGGTGACAATGGTGGAGCAGGACCTCAGCCAAGCAGGTTCCTTCTTGGCCCGGTTCGTGGAGGCAATCCACTACTACTCAGCCCTGTTCGACTCGCTCGGCGCCAGCTACAGCGAGGACAGCCAGGAGCGGCACATCGTGGAGCAGCAGCTGCTGTCTCGCGAGATCCGCAACGTGCTCGCGGTGGGCGGACCGGCGCGCACTGGCGAGGTCAAGTTCAGCAACTGGAGGGAGAAGCTCGGCCAGTCCGGGTTCCGCGGGGTCTCGCTCGCCGGCAATGCAGCGGCCCAGGCCACCCTCCTCCTCGGCATGTTCCCCTCCGACGGCTACACTTTGGTGGAGGAGAACGGCACTCTTAAGCTGGGATGGAAGGATCTTTGCTTGCTCACCGCTTCCGCTTGGAGGCCAATCAGCCACTCCCGGCCGCCGCCACCTCCACTCTAG
- the LOC135584381 gene encoding uncharacterized protein LOC135584381 isoform X1: MELMGSESELSAGYKLVPWSCWDQWKFVKESIFSSSPDAVGTALQKISAWRSRGCLPVPIDVTAAFIEIQQKDPFFRRDPMNSSSESDEMLSMLYSMTIIRLVNCFVAHKKTKYSISELADAAGIPRVLVDIRHESSHRDLPSLRLVRLASLKALDWLKHNYWEPQKDAIPDVRKEIRSRLLEMTYLLKTKNSHKSSSNMKQRRPMGTTVLRVGNKLSSQITAKLQSSKNVSMKQISKIVRIIARLYSSYPSEVVSVLLELFQLEIPGFSESIDLEHSDDSSVGVSGSTSSMDELKSIITKLSSKRPRLLLSMLKNVLEMIEVSFVKIQKGEYDIYSSQDHANIHCMSNLCSLSPWLIMNIKMLKDSGLIRLIDEAEVLPIHKNTLPKVSLSMLLRKCLTLSVHGKHLLDSVWLLVEMLGDTSVKERLKKLPLLSLKSLDSMEGPTYPDTGSMLLQEEDVVKNATDNLEIMKLNLKSRRKRINGSDSDTTSIWTVAKSWTSCPIGMLPCSFSSTAVLPVLDKFDNELETDVGTDKDAVLNCSAASYGLLDCHTEPSEVGNAFKKLKPSLDDVQCVDCSETTCPMEGRLLIHGMWIKVSEEELQAIESNIRTFC, from the exons ATGGAGCTGATGGGGTCAGAGAGTGAGCTCTCTGCAGGCTACAAGCTCGTGCCTTGGTCATGTTGGGATCAGTGGAAGTTTGTCAAGGAAtccatcttctcttcttctcccgatGCCGTTGGTACTGCTTTGCAAAAA ATATCGGCTTGGCGGAGCAGAGGTTGTCTGCCTGTTCCAATTGATGTCACGGCTGCTTTCATCGAGATTCAGCAGAAGGATCCTTTTTTCAG GAGGGACCCTATGAACAGTTCTTCAGAATCTGATGAGATGCTATCCATGCTTTATAGCATGACAATCATCAG GCTTGTGAATTGTTTTGTTGCacataagaaaacaaaatattcAATATCTGAATTAGCAGATGCAGCGGGCATACCAAGAGTGTTGGTTGATATTCGTCATG AGAGTTCTCATCGTGATCTTCCATCGCTTCGGCTGGTTCGTTTAGCTAGTCTAAAG GCGCTAGATTGGTTGAAACATAATTATTGGGAGCCTCAAAAGGATGCCATTCCTGATGTTCGAAAAGAAATAAGATCTAGATTGCTTGAGATGACTTACCTTTTGAAAACCAAGAATTCTCATAAATCCAGTTCAAATATGAAACAGAGGC GCCCGATGGGTACAACTGTGCTAAGGGTAGGCAATAAACTCTCTTCACAGATAACTGCAAAGCTGCAATCTTCCAAGAATG TTTCTATGAAACAGATATCCAAGATAGTCAGAATTATTGCCCGTCTTTATTCATCTTATCCATCAGAAGTAGTGTCAGTTCTGTTAGAGCTTTTCCAGCTAGAGATTCCTGGGTTCTCTGAGAGCATTGACTTGGAACACTCTGATGACTCCAGTGTTGGTGTTTCTGGGTCCACAAGTTCAATGGACGAATTAAAGAGTATCATTACCAAACTGTCTAGTAAGAGACCGAGGTTGTTACTCAGCATGCTGAAAAATGTTCTAGAAATGATTGAAGTCAGCTTTGTGAAAATCCAGAAAG GTGAATATGATATTTATTCATCGCAGGATCATGCCAACATACATTGTATGAGTAACCTATGTTCCCTTAGTCCTTGGCTAATTATGAACATTAAAATGTTGAAGGATTCTGGTCTTATAAGACTCATTGATGAAGCTGAAGTCCTTCCTATACACAAGAAtactctaccaaaagtttcacttAGTATGCTTCTTCGTAAATGTCTTACTTTATCTGTTCATGGCAAGCATCTTTTGGATTCTGTGTGGCTACTTGTGGAGATGTTGGGGGATACATCAGTAAAAGAGAGACTGAAGAAGCTCCCTCTGCTCAGTTTGAAGTCCTTGGATTCTATGGAAGGGCCTACATATCCTGACACCGGTAGTATGCTTTTGCAAGAAGAGGATGTGGTTAAAAATGCGACAGACAACTTGGAAATTATGAAATTAAATTTGAAGTCTCGAAGAAAAAGGATTAATGGTAGTGATTCGGATACAACTAGCATATGGACTGTTGCCAAGTCATGGACCTCATGTCCAATTGGTATGTTACCTTGCTCTTTTAGTTCGACTGCAGTTCTTCCTGTTCTGGACAAGTTTGATAATGAATTGGAGACCGATGTTGGAACAGACAAGGATGCAGTTCTCAATTGCTCTGCTGCTAGTTATGGTCTTTTGGATTGTCATACTGAGCCATCCGAGGTTGGCAACGCTTTCAAAAAGTTAAAGCCTTCACTGGATGATGTGCAGTGTGTGGATTGTTCAGAAACAACATGCCCCATGGAAGGTCGGTTATTGATTCACGGTATGTGGATTAAGGTTAGTGAAGAAGAGCTGCAGGCTATCGAGTCTAACATCAGAACTTTTTGTTGA
- the LOC135584381 gene encoding uncharacterized protein LOC135584381 isoform X2 — MELMGSESELSAGYKLVPWSCWDQWKFVKESIFSSSPDAVGTALQKISAWRSRGCLPVPIDVTAAFIEIQQKDPFFRRDPMNSSSESDEMLSMLYSMTIIRLVNCFVAHKKTKYSISELADAAGIPRVLVDIRHESSHRDLPSLRLVRLASLKALDWLKHNYWEPQKDAIPDVRKEIRSRLLEMTYLLKTKNSHKSSSNMKQRRPMGTTVLRVGNKLSSQITAKLQSSKNVSMKQISKIVRIIARLYSSYPSEVVSVLLELFQLEIPGFSESIDLEHSDDSSVGVSGSTSSMDELKSIITKLSSKRPRLLLSMLKNVLEMIEVSFVKIQKGEYDIYSSQDHANIHCMSNLCSLSPWLIMNIKMLKDSGLIRLIDEAEVLPIHKNTLPKVSLSMLLRKCLTLSVHGKHLLDSVWLLVEMLGDTSVKERLKKLPLLSLKSLDSMEGPTYPDTGSMLLQEEDVVKNATDNLEIMKLNLKSRRKRINGSDSDTTSIWTVAKSWTSCPIDKDAVLNCSAASYGLLDCHTEPSEVGNAFKKLKPSLDDVQCVDCSETTCPMEGRLLIHGMWIKVSEEELQAIESNIRTFC, encoded by the exons ATGGAGCTGATGGGGTCAGAGAGTGAGCTCTCTGCAGGCTACAAGCTCGTGCCTTGGTCATGTTGGGATCAGTGGAAGTTTGTCAAGGAAtccatcttctcttcttctcccgatGCCGTTGGTACTGCTTTGCAAAAA ATATCGGCTTGGCGGAGCAGAGGTTGTCTGCCTGTTCCAATTGATGTCACGGCTGCTTTCATCGAGATTCAGCAGAAGGATCCTTTTTTCAG GAGGGACCCTATGAACAGTTCTTCAGAATCTGATGAGATGCTATCCATGCTTTATAGCATGACAATCATCAG GCTTGTGAATTGTTTTGTTGCacataagaaaacaaaatattcAATATCTGAATTAGCAGATGCAGCGGGCATACCAAGAGTGTTGGTTGATATTCGTCATG AGAGTTCTCATCGTGATCTTCCATCGCTTCGGCTGGTTCGTTTAGCTAGTCTAAAG GCGCTAGATTGGTTGAAACATAATTATTGGGAGCCTCAAAAGGATGCCATTCCTGATGTTCGAAAAGAAATAAGATCTAGATTGCTTGAGATGACTTACCTTTTGAAAACCAAGAATTCTCATAAATCCAGTTCAAATATGAAACAGAGGC GCCCGATGGGTACAACTGTGCTAAGGGTAGGCAATAAACTCTCTTCACAGATAACTGCAAAGCTGCAATCTTCCAAGAATG TTTCTATGAAACAGATATCCAAGATAGTCAGAATTATTGCCCGTCTTTATTCATCTTATCCATCAGAAGTAGTGTCAGTTCTGTTAGAGCTTTTCCAGCTAGAGATTCCTGGGTTCTCTGAGAGCATTGACTTGGAACACTCTGATGACTCCAGTGTTGGTGTTTCTGGGTCCACAAGTTCAATGGACGAATTAAAGAGTATCATTACCAAACTGTCTAGTAAGAGACCGAGGTTGTTACTCAGCATGCTGAAAAATGTTCTAGAAATGATTGAAGTCAGCTTTGTGAAAATCCAGAAAG GTGAATATGATATTTATTCATCGCAGGATCATGCCAACATACATTGTATGAGTAACCTATGTTCCCTTAGTCCTTGGCTAATTATGAACATTAAAATGTTGAAGGATTCTGGTCTTATAAGACTCATTGATGAAGCTGAAGTCCTTCCTATACACAAGAAtactctaccaaaagtttcacttAGTATGCTTCTTCGTAAATGTCTTACTTTATCTGTTCATGGCAAGCATCTTTTGGATTCTGTGTGGCTACTTGTGGAGATGTTGGGGGATACATCAGTAAAAGAGAGACTGAAGAAGCTCCCTCTGCTCAGTTTGAAGTCCTTGGATTCTATGGAAGGGCCTACATATCCTGACACCGGTAGTATGCTTTTGCAAGAAGAGGATGTGGTTAAAAATGCGACAGACAACTTGGAAATTATGAAATTAAATTTGAAGTCTCGAAGAAAAAGGATTAATGGTAGTGATTCGGATACAACTAGCATATGGACTGTTGCCAAGTCATGGACCTCATGTCCAATTG ACAAGGATGCAGTTCTCAATTGCTCTGCTGCTAGTTATGGTCTTTTGGATTGTCATACTGAGCCATCCGAGGTTGGCAACGCTTTCAAAAAGTTAAAGCCTTCACTGGATGATGTGCAGTGTGTGGATTGTTCAGAAACAACATGCCCCATGGAAGGTCGGTTATTGATTCACGGTATGTGGATTAAGGTTAGTGAAGAAGAGCTGCAGGCTATCGAGTCTAACATCAGAACTTTTTGTTGA
- the LOC103971924 gene encoding L-2-hydroxyglutarate dehydrogenase, mitochondrial isoform X2 produces the protein MLRRAIRSYGGTFARAIGSAGGAYGGIPKETADVVVIGAGVVGIAVARELALRGREVLVVEAASTFGTGTSSRNSEVIHAGIYYPPKSLKASLCVKGRKLLYKYCCERGIPHRQTGKIIVATSFAEIPKLEHLLRSGKENGIEDLRLMEGFQAMQMEPELQCVKALLSPSSGIVDSHSFMLSLVGEAENSRTTFSYNTTVIGGHIEDSFLHLHIYESKGLQNGTNDAQLLPQFVLIPRLVINAAGLCAVPLAKRFHGINQGILPIAYYARGCYFTLSKTKTPFSHLIYPLPEDGGLGVHVTLDLIGIVKFGPDVEWIDGVDDISCFTNRMRTSMVFLDWLICSE, from the exons ATGTTGAGGAGAGCGATTCGTAGCTATGGAGGAACGTTCGCGAGAGCAATTGGATCGGCAGGCGGTGCATATGGGGGAATACCGAAGGAGACGGCGGATGTGGTGGTGATTGGGGCCGGTGTGGTGGGGATTGCAGTGGCGAGGGAATTGGCTTTGAGGGGAAGAGAGGTGTTGGTGGTGGAGGCCGCATCGACGTTTGGGACTGGAACTAGTTCTAGAAACAGTGAGGTCATCCATGCCGGGATCTATTACCCTCCCAAAAGCCTCAAG GCTAGTCTTTGTGTAAAAGGAAGGAAATTGCTCTACAAGTATTGTTGTGAACGAGGAATCCCCCATAGGCAGACTGGTAAAATAATCGTGGCCACAAGTTTTGCAGAgattccaaagttggaacatctGCTAAGGAGTGGGAAAGAGAATGGCATTGAAGATCTGAGGTTGATGGAGGGCTTTCAAGCTATGCAGATGGAACCAGAACTTCAGTGCGTCAAGGCTTTGCTATCTCCTAGTTCTGGCATAGTTGACTCTCACTCATTCATGCTCTCTTTGGTG GGAGAGGCTGAGAATTCTAGGACTACATTCTCATACAATACTACTGTCATTGGTGGACATATTGAAGACAGTTTTCTCCATCTCCACATTTATGAAAGCAAGGGTTTACAAAATGGCACCAACGATGCTCAGTTGCTGCCTCAGTTTGTACTGATACCTAGGCTTGTAATTAATGCAGCAGGCCTTTGTGCTGTTCCTCTTGCAAAGAGATTTCATGGCATTAACCAAGGAATTCTTCCTATTGCTTATTATGCTCGTGGTTGCTATTTCACTCTTTCTAAAACCAAAACTCCTTTCAGCCACTTGATTTATCCACTACCAGAAGATGGAGGACTTGGAGTGCATGTGACACTGGACTTGATTGGCATTGTTAAATTTGGGCCTGATGTTGAATGGATTGATGGTGTAGATGATATATCTTGCTTCACTAATAG GATGAGGACATCCATGGTGTTCCTGGACTGGTTAATTTGCTCGGAATAG
- the LOC103971924 gene encoding L-2-hydroxyglutarate dehydrogenase, mitochondrial isoform X1 produces MLRRAIRSYGGTFARAIGSAGGAYGGIPKETADVVVIGAGVVGIAVARELALRGREVLVVEAASTFGTGTSSRNSEVIHAGIYYPPKSLKASLCVKGRKLLYKYCCERGIPHRQTGKIIVATSFAEIPKLEHLLRSGKENGIEDLRLMEGFQAMQMEPELQCVKALLSPSSGIVDSHSFMLSLVGEAENSRTTFSYNTTVIGGHIEDSFLHLHIYESKGLQNGTNDAQLLPQFVLIPRLVINAAGLCAVPLAKRFHGINQGILPIAYYARGCYFTLSKTKTPFSHLIYPLPEDGGLGVHVTLDLIGIVKFGPDVEWIDGVDDISCFTNRFNYCVSSDRSENFYPEIRKYFPNLKDGCLEPGYSGIRPKLSGPGKPPKDFVIQDEDIHGVPGLVNLLGIESPGLTSSLAIAQCIASKYSK; encoded by the exons ATGTTGAGGAGAGCGATTCGTAGCTATGGAGGAACGTTCGCGAGAGCAATTGGATCGGCAGGCGGTGCATATGGGGGAATACCGAAGGAGACGGCGGATGTGGTGGTGATTGGGGCCGGTGTGGTGGGGATTGCAGTGGCGAGGGAATTGGCTTTGAGGGGAAGAGAGGTGTTGGTGGTGGAGGCCGCATCGACGTTTGGGACTGGAACTAGTTCTAGAAACAGTGAGGTCATCCATGCCGGGATCTATTACCCTCCCAAAAGCCTCAAG GCTAGTCTTTGTGTAAAAGGAAGGAAATTGCTCTACAAGTATTGTTGTGAACGAGGAATCCCCCATAGGCAGACTGGTAAAATAATCGTGGCCACAAGTTTTGCAGAgattccaaagttggaacatctGCTAAGGAGTGGGAAAGAGAATGGCATTGAAGATCTGAGGTTGATGGAGGGCTTTCAAGCTATGCAGATGGAACCAGAACTTCAGTGCGTCAAGGCTTTGCTATCTCCTAGTTCTGGCATAGTTGACTCTCACTCATTCATGCTCTCTTTGGTG GGAGAGGCTGAGAATTCTAGGACTACATTCTCATACAATACTACTGTCATTGGTGGACATATTGAAGACAGTTTTCTCCATCTCCACATTTATGAAAGCAAGGGTTTACAAAATGGCACCAACGATGCTCAGTTGCTGCCTCAGTTTGTACTGATACCTAGGCTTGTAATTAATGCAGCAGGCCTTTGTGCTGTTCCTCTTGCAAAGAGATTTCATGGCATTAACCAAGGAATTCTTCCTATTGCTTATTATGCTCGTGGTTGCTATTTCACTCTTTCTAAAACCAAAACTCCTTTCAGCCACTTGATTTATCCACTACCAGAAGATGGAGGACTTGGAGTGCATGTGACACTGGACTTGATTGGCATTGTTAAATTTGGGCCTGATGTTGAATGGATTGATGGTGTAGATGATATATCTTGCTTCACTAATAG ATTTAACTATTGTGTCAGCTCGGATCGATCGGAAAACTTTTATCCtgaaataagaaaatattttccCAATCTGAAAGATGGATGTCTAGAACCTGGATACTCAGGTATTCGACCAAAGCTCTCTGGCCCAGGAAAGCCTCCCAAGGACTTTGTTATTCAG GATGAGGACATCCATGGTGTTCCTGGACTGGTTAATTTGCTCGGAATAGAGTCACCTGGCCTGACATCCAGCTTGGCAATTGCACAGTGCATTGCATCAAAGTATTCAAAATGA
- the LOC103971926 gene encoding cysteine proteinase inhibitor A → MATLAGGIYDSASQNSSKVEELARFAIDEHNKKANATLELVGVVKVKEQVVAGQMYYLTLEAKESNGEKKLYEAKIWVKPWMDFKELQEFKELGDSLAA, encoded by the exons ATGGCGACTCTGGCCGGAGGAATCTACGACTCGGCGTCCCAAAACAGCTCTAAGGTCGAAGAGCTCGCACGCTTCGCCATCGACGAGCATAACAAGAAAGCG AATGCTACTCTGGAGTTGGTGGGGGTGGTGAAGGTGAAGGAGCAAGTGGTGGCAGGTCAAATGTACTACCTGACCCTGGAGGCAAAGGAGTCTAATGGAGAGAAGAAGCTATATGAAGCCAAGATCTGGGTCAAGCCCTGGATGGACTTCAAGGAGCTCCAGGAGTTCAAGGAGTTGGGTGACTCCCTTGCTGCTTAG